From the genome of Desulfurella sp.:
CCTCGGGCATAATTAAAAAAACCGAAAAGGCACCAGGGGGTTTTGAAATACATGTAAGTGAAATGAAGGTAATTTCTAAGGTCAAGAAGGAACCACCATTCAATTTAATGACCAAGGATGTGCCGTCAATTGACCTGCGACTGGATAACAGGGCACTTGACCTAAGGAGGCCGTATAATCTTGACCTGTTTACACTTAGAGCCACAGTTATAAAGTCTGTGCGTGAGTACCTATATTCTCAGGGATTTCTTGAAGTTAACACCCCAAAGATAATCGCTTCAGCATCTGAGGGTGGGGCAGCGCTGTTTCCTCTTATGTATTATGATAAGCAGGCATTTCTTGCACAGAGCCCTCAGCTTTACAAGGAAGAGCTAACTATGCCATTTGAAAAAGTGTTTGAAATAGGGCCTATTTTTAGAGCAGAACCTTCAAGAACATTAAAGCATCTCAGTGAATCTGTGAGCCTTGATGTTGAAGCCGCGTTTTTATCAAATGATGACTTGATGAACCTAATTGATGGCTTAGTCAGAAACACAATAACAGATATCTGGAAAACTTCATATGAAATTTTAAAGCGCATAAAGGCGCCCGAACTTAAGCTTCCTGAACATATTAGCAGATTTAAATACAGCGAAATAATTGAATGGTTAAACAAAAATAACATCAAGCTTAACTTTGGTGATGACCTTGGACAGAAAGAACTTGAATTATTTGGAAGGCATGTAAATGGCTTTTACTTTATAACTGAGTGGCCAATTAAGCTAAAACCGTTTTATATAAAACCCANNNNNNNNNNATGATGAAGTTACGTATTCATTTGACCTTATGTTCCGTGAACTTGAGCTCAGCAGTGGAGGTGAAAGGGTGCACGATTCTTCCCTTTTAAGAAAGAACCTAAAAGTCGCAGGTCTCCCCATAAAGAGCTTCAAATACCATTTAGTACCATACTCCTACGGCATGCCACCCCATGGGGGATTTGGTATGGGAGTTGAAAGGTTATTGATGACCCTTACAGGCGTGGGCAACATAAGAGAAGTATCCCTGTACCCGCGCGATGTGAGGAGGCTTTTACCATGAAGTTTAGTATTGATCATATATCTAAATTGGCACTTATCAAGATAAGTGCAGAAGAAAAAAGGGATATAGAAAAGAGAATAAATGCTTTGAGAGTGCTACTAAACGATTTAGAAAATGTTAAACTTCCAGAAGAGGCCATAGTGCTTGTGCCTGAAGGTAAACATGAAAGGGACGACATTCCAGTTCAGTTTGATTCCGAAATAATTTTGGAAGGTTTTAACAGTATAAAGGACAGATATATAAAGGCGCCAAGGACTCTATGAACTTTAATGGACATGACGTTACAGACATTCTAGATATGGTAAGACGCGGGTCCGTAGATATAATTGATGTAAATGAATGGTTTTACAGAAAGAGCATTGAATTAAATGATAAAATAAATTCAATAGAAAAAAATTTAAAAGATTATTTGTTGAGCAATATTGATCAGGAAAATACAAAAAAGGGGTAAAGATGCTATGATTGAAGAGACCTTATCTTTAAGGGATTGGGCAAGGCGAAATAAAATATGGATGCCGAATTCTTGGAAGCAATATTTAAATGATTTAATTGAATTTTACAAAGATGCATACATTTTAAAGAAATTAAAGGATTATTTGATAGAAACTAGCAAAAAATATAACACATTAGATGATATAAGAATTCATGAAGGTCAAGAAATTTATGATAAATTCAAAACAATGATTTACGGAGGAATTGGATCAAGCAATATAAACGATTCTTTTGCAAAGTTTATGTTTGAAGTATTTGGTATAAGAATATCAAATGCTAAAACTTTTGAAGATAGCATAGGATTTTATGAAAAATATGGTGATGGAATTGCAATTACTATCGAAAGTCCTGGTGAAATGAAACCATGGATTTCTCTCATAGACATAGATAAGATAGTAGAGATTACAAAATCAATCATAGTTTCATTAAGTAATGATTTAGAAATCATATTATCACAATATAATTTAAATGGTTATAATTTAGATATAAGTAATTTTTCAGTTAAAGATATTATTTCTTATTTCCCTAACCCTAATGATTCACCTAAAAAATTGATTGATTTAATCAATGATTTTAAGCAAAAAGGAGTTGCCCTTTCAATAGGTATAAATCCATTCTCAACATTTTTATTTTATACCAGAGCTATACCTATGAAAGTGTTAATAGATTTCCTAGACCTAGAGTCTGATTTAACAAAAGTTGAAGAGCTGATTAAATTTTTAAAACTTAAAAAATATTCCATAATAGATTGGAGGCAAATAGAAACTTCTACTATCCATTCTGAAACAATTTATTTACTTGCAAGTGATTATTTTAAATATTCAAATCAACTCAATTACAATGGAGAATTTTTAAACTTATTTTGGAAACATTTAATTTATATTGACAAAAATATTTTGATGATTAATATTTGTTATATGGAATTAATCTACGGAATTATAATTGGTTTAACACTTGGTTTAACTGGTGCTGGTGGCTCAATTATAACTATACCTATACTGCTTTATTTGCTTGATATGAATGTTCATAGTGCAACGGGGACAAGTTTGGTTGTTGTTGGCGTTGGCTCTTTAGCTGGTGCTATACAATACATGCTTGGCAAGCAAAAGTACGTCCACTGGAAAATATCCATTGTATTTTCTATAGCTGGTATATTTGGTGCATTTTTAGGTTCTTACATAAATTCTTTGCTGCCAGCAAAAATTATACTGTATGGATTTTCTGCATTGATGTTGGTTATTGGCATACTAATGCTAAGACAAAAAGAATACCAAAATAAAAAAGAATCTGAACAACAAATAAGTCTAAAAAACATAAAAGGTTTAAGTGCATGGTCAAAATTTGTTTTGGCAGGTTTTGGTATTGGTTTGATGACTGGATTTTTTGGTGTAGGTGGTGGTTTTTTAATAGTACCAACGCTTGTTTTGATTTTAGATTTTCCAATGAAAGATGCCATTGCAACAAGCCTCTTAGTTATTGCCTTAAATTGCTTATGGGGTATTCTTTCAAGGCTTAGTGGTGTAGGTTCAATAGAAATAACACAAGCAATATACATAAGCGTGGGTGCGATTATTGGTATGGCCATTGGTGTAGTTATTGCAAAAAGAATAAAAGCAGGCTATTTAACACGAATTTTTTCCTATTTTGTTATAATACTTGCTTTTTATATGTTTGCAAGAACACTTGGTCTAATAAATTAATATTCGGAGGATTTGATGGCTATAGAAAAATCTTTTTCATTTAAAAGCATATCAACCCTGGCAACGCCTATCAGACTTGTGCTTGGATGGCAATTTTTTAGTGCATTTTTAAGACGGGTCGTAAATGATCCAGAAAAACTTGACCCTAACTCACCTGCATTTATGGGGCACGCATTTAATCATTTTTTGCCTCATGCATTATTTATAAAACCCATGATAGAGTACCTTATCACGCACCCTCATTTATTATTTATATTTTTAATGGTATTTACAATTATAGAAGGTTTTGTGGGTATTGGATTAGTACTTGGGCTTTTTACCAGGTTATCTGCAATAGGTGCCACTTTACTTTCACTTGGCATATTACTCGGTACAGGTTGGCTTGGCTCAACCTGTGTAGATGAATGGCAGATTGGCATAGCAGGCATATCAAGCGGTCTTGTTATTTTTAGTTTAGGTGGGGGTTTATTTTCACTTGATAATATGTTTTTTAAAAATAAAAATTCAAAACTCCTTGCATATTTGGCTTCAAATAACTTAAAAACTAATGAGTCTTCTTTTAAAACAGAAGCTTTGATTTTTAGTATTATAGCTATGTTTATAACACTATATACTTATCAGGCCCTTCATGGTGGCTTATACGGTAAATTGTACAATTTATCAAAAATACCAAAGATTGAAATTTTAAATGCACATCTCAAAAAAAATGGTGAGTTAAATTTAACTATTTATCGCACAAATGGTCCTGATACTTACGGTGCTTTTATTGAAGAAATAGCTCTTCTTGATGAAAAAGGCAAGGTAGTTGAAACAATAAATCCAAACAATCAAAATTTATTTAAAAATGATATAAAAAATTTTTACTTTAATAAAATTGAGCCAAACAAATTTTCACTTGTTGTACCACTTGGAGCAAAAGCCACAATAAATATCAAGCCAACAGGCAACATATCACTTAAAAAAGGTTATTATACAGTAGAGTTAACCGATGTTAGCGGTTTGAAATGGTCTAAGAAAATAAACTTAGATTAAAACTAACATCACAAGCTTGCTCAATTAATTGGGCAAGCTTGTCTATACCCTCATGATATGTAGATGATGTTTTAATGTATTTTATGTTTAATGTTTCAATGGCTTTTTTTGTTTTAGCAAGATGAGATTGGCTTGCTTTATCTATTTTTGTAAGCACAATTACAGTACTTAAATTATTATACTTAAGCCAATTTAAAAAAATCTCATCGCTAGGCATTATTGATACCTTTGTATCTATAAGCAAAAAAATCAACTGCAACATATTGGCATTTAGCANNNNNNNNNNGATTTTGAACGCTTTGCAAAACCATACCCTGGCAAATCAACAAGGTAAAATTTTTCATCAACCAAAAAAACATTTATTGTTGTGGTTTTCCCTGGAGTTTTGCTTACTTTAGCTATTTTTTGATTTAAAATAGCATTTATCATCGAAGATTTACCTACATTGCTTCTTCCACAAAAAACAAACTGAGGCAACTCAAGCCTTGTGGGAGCTTCTAAAAAGCTACCCACAAATTTGACTTTTTTAAAGTATGTTTCTTTCATACCTCATGAATTGCTTTTGCTATAAGATCACCCATTTGTGCAGTATTAACTTTTTTATCTGAGTTTGTTGCAATATCTGGCGTTCTATAACCCATCTTTAAAACCAAACTAACAGCATCTTCAACACATTTTGCTTCTTTATCAAGCTTAAGTCCGTATTTTAAAAGCATTGCAAGTGATTCAATCTGAGCAATAGGGTTTGCAATACCAAGGCCTGCAATATCAGGAGCAGAACCATGTATTGGCTCAAACAATCCAACCTTGCCGCCAACAGATGCACTGGCAAGCATGCCGATAGAACCTGTCAGCATACTTGCTTCATCACTTAATATATCGCCAAATATGTTACCTGTCACAATTACATCAAATTGCTTTGGGTTTCGAACAAGTTGCATTGCAGCATTATCAACATACATGTGATTTAGCTCTACATCGGGGTAATCTTTGGATACATCTATTACTATATCACGCCAGAATTGTGATACTTCAAGAACATTTGCTTTATCTACACTTGTTAATTTTTTTCTTCTTTGTCTTGCGATTTCAAATGCGAGTTTGGCTATACGTCTGACTTCTTCATCTGTGTAAACCATTGTATTGAAAGCTTTTTTTCTATCTTGGCTAAAACCCCTTGGCTCACCAAAATAAATTCCTCCCGTTAGTTCTCTAACTACAATTAAATCAATTCCTTCAATGATCTCTCTTTTAAGCGTTGATGCATCGACAAGCTCATTAAATACCTTTGCAGGCCTTAAATTTGCAAAAGCGCCCAAAGCTTTTCTGATTCCCAAAAGACCTGCTTCTGGCTTTAAATGGTGTGGCAGGTTTTCCCATTTTGGACCACCTACAGAACCAAAAAATAACGCATCGGTTGACAATATCGTATCAATTGTTTCTTGTGTTAGCGGTACTCCAAATTTATCAATTGAACAACCGCCTACATAAACATATTTATACTCAAATGTATGATTAAATTTGTTTGCTATTTCTTCTAAAACTTTAAGACCTTCTTTAACAATTTCTGGACCAATGCCATCACCTTCCATTACGGAAATTACAAATTTACTCATTTTAAGCTCCTTTTTGAATCATTTTTTTTGCATAATTAAACAAACCGCCGCTTTCAATCAACTCTTGCATGAATTCTGGTATAGCTGTTGCCTGGTATGTTTCGTTTTTTGTTTTATTGAAAATTTTACCAGTGTTGGTATCTATTTCTAAAATGTCACCTTCGCTTATTTTGTCTGTTTCGGGTAACTCTAAAATTGTTAAACCTATATTAAAAGCATTTCTGTAAAATATCCTTGCAAATGACTTTGCTATAACACAGGATATACCAGCTGCTTTTATAGCAATAGGTGCATGTTCTCTAGATGAACCGCTTCCAAAATTAAAACCAGCAACAATGCAATCACCTTTTTGTGCCTTTTTTACAAAATCTGGATCTGCATCTTCCATACAATGTTTGGCAAGTTCAGCTTCATCAGAAGTATTTAAATACCTTGCAGGTATGATTAGATCTGTATCAATATTATCTTCAAATTTCCATACTTTTGCGACAATCATTTTATCACCTCATCAGGATTTATTATTTTTCCTGCTACAGCGCTTGCTGCAACAACAGCTGGATTGGCAAGATAAACAAAAGATTTAGGAGATCCCATTCTGCCAACAAAATTTCTATTAGATGTTGAGACTGCAACTTCTGAGTCAGCCAAAATACCCATGTGTCCACCAAGACATGGTCCACATGTAGGTGTGGATATAACAGCTCCTGCTTCCAAAAAGATATCAAATAAACCTTCTTTCATAGCTTGTTTGTAAATCTCAACAGTTGCAGGTATAATAATTAAGCGCACATATTTTGCCACTTTGTTGTTTTTTAAAATTTCAGCCGCAATTCTTAAATCACTTATGCGACCATTTGTACATGAACCAATAAAAGCCTGATCTATTTTTATATCTTCTTTAATCTCGCTTATACCTTTAGTGTTTTCTGGCAAGTGTGGAAAAGCTACCTGTGGCTCAATATTTGAAGCATCAAATTCATATATTTTTACATATTGGGCATCTTCATCGCTTTTGAATATCTCATAATCTGCAATATTTCTTTCTTTTAAATAATTAATTGTGGTTTCATCAGCTTCAATAATACCGTTTTTTCCACCTGCTTCTATTGCCATATTGCACATTGTCATCCTATCATCCATAGATAACTCACTAATTGCGCTACCACAAAATTCCATAGATTTATAAAGTGCACCATCAACGCCAATTGTGCCAATTATTTTAAGTATAAAATCTTTGCCACCAACCCACTTATTTCTTTTTCCATTGATAATAAATTTAATGGATTCTGGAACTCTAAACCATGATTTACCTGTGGCGAAAGCAAAACCTACATCAGAACTTCCCATACCTGTTGCAAATGCACCAAAAGCTCCATGCGTACAGGTATGTGAATCTGCACCTACTATTAACATACCAGGTTTAATATACCCCTGTTCAGGCAAAAGCGCATGCTCTATTCCCACCTCTCCTGATTCCCAGTAATGCTTTATGTTGTTTTGTTTGACAAAATCTCTCATAATTTTACACTGGTTTGCAGAATTTATATCTTTATTTGGTGTAAAATGATCAGGTATAAGCGCTATTTTATCTTTGTTTGCTATTACACCTCCCAAATCATTAACAAATTTTATAACAATAGGTGCTGTAACATCATTTGCAAACGCCAGATCTACATCAGCCAATATAATCTCTCCTGGCTTTACAAAATCTTTTTTTGCGTGTTTTGCAAGAATTTTTTGACTAATTGTCATTTTTTCCATTAACCCCTCCTATACCTATATCAAAACTTTTAATGTAGTTTTCTATGCTCTTTAATTCTTTTATATTTTTTTCTTCTTCAATTTTTATAACTTCTTTATCGCCTTTTGATAAAGCTTGTATTTCTTTTTCTAATTCTTCTATTCTATGCAATAAGTATCTAAATAATTTACCTTCAACATCAGGTAATTTTGTATGATCAAAATCTTTCCTTTCTTCTGCAGGTTCTTTCTTAATAATTTTACCTGGCACGCCAACAACTGTTGAATTATCTGGAACTTCTCTTACCACAACGCTATTTGAGCCAATCTTAGAATTATCTCCAATCTTAAATGCACCCAAAATTTTGGCACCGCTTCCTACAACAATATTATTTCCAAGCGTTGGATGTCTTTTTACTTTTTCCAGGCTTGTACCGCCAAGAGTTACACCCTGATACAGCGTAACATTGTCTCCGATTTCTGCAGTTTCACCAATTACTACACCCATACCATGATCAATAAAAAAATTTTTTCCAATTTTTGCAGCAGGATGAATCTCAATACCTGTTAAAAATCTACTTATATGAGATGTAAATCGAGCAATTAACTTTAAATTTTTATTCCATAAATAATGCGAAAATCTATGCATCCACAAAGCATGAAGACCAGGATAACACAACACTACTTCCGGTATACTTCGCGCTGCTGGATCTTTTTCAAAAATATTATTTATATCTTGTTTTGCTTGTTCAATTATTTTAGTTTTTTTTCCAAAATAAACACCAAGAGCAATAATAGGTAAAGTGAATATAAATTTTTTTCTCATAATTGATTCCACTCCTGCAAAATTTGTTTTTGTAAATCAATCATTGTCTCATAATCTTTTATATTATCGTGTGTATAACCCAATAGATGCAAAAAACCATGCACAATTAAAAATAATAAAAATTCTTTCTCATTCATTCCAGCTTTTTGAGCTTCTTTTTTAGCTACTTCACAACATATAGCAATATCGCCAAGTATATTATCATTATAACCATAAAAAGACAATACATCTGTAGCAGTATTTTTTTTTCTGTATTGTTTATTTAACTCTTTTATTTTATCAATATTACAAAATAAAATGTTAATTTCTTTTTTTTGTGAAATATTGAATTTTTTATACAAAAAATCAAGAAACTTTTTAAAATATGATTTATTATTTATACCACACTCATCAATTATTGTTCTCATTTATATTTTATCCTGTGATGGAAAATACCTATAAGTACATTAACAAAACTATCAACAATTAAATTTAACTCCCTCAAAGATAAATCAGATTCATCTAATTGTCCGTCTAAAAAAATCTCGTTTGTTAGATTTTTAACGTAATTTTTTAAATGCGTAACAGTAGGTTCGTTTAAGTTTTTTGTAGCTGCCTCAACTTTATCTGCAAGCATAACAATACCAGACTCTTTGGATTGAGGTTTAGGTCCAGGATAGCGAAAATCTTCTTCATTGGGGTTTAAACCCATTTCTTTTGCTTTGTCATAAAAGTACTTAACAATCATTGTTCCATGATGCTGTTCTATAATGTCAATAATTTGTGACCCAAGTCTGTATTTTTTTCCAATTTCAACACCATCTTTTACATGATTTTTAATAATTAAGCTGCTTACATATGGCATAAGCCTATCGTGAGGATTTTCTATATCAAATTGATTTTCAATAAAATATGTAGGTTTTTTTAGTTTGCCAATATCGTGATAATATGATCCTACTTTTGCAAGCAATGAGTTTGCACCAATTGCCTGGCAGGCTGCTTCAGAAAGGCTTGATACAACTATACTATGATGATAAGTTCCGGGAGCTTTAATTGCTAATTCTTTGAGTAATGGATGATTTAGGTTTCCAAGCTCGACAAGCTTTACATTTGTAGCTATATCAAATAACCATTCAAAAATTGGAAGTATACCGCTGATAATTATAGCTGTTAAAATACCATTTAGCGCACCCAATCCAATGCTTATTAATGTTACGTTATTAAATAAATTATTGCTTTGTAACATATAAAATATAAGTATAAGCGCAACATTAATAAAAGATATGATAAAACCTACTTTAACAATACCGCCTCTATTTCTATTTCCGACAAGGTATACGCTTGCAACAGCACTATCCAAAAAAGAGTAAATAAAAATCATAAACCTTAGACTGTTATCTACAGTTATAGAAGCTAAAATAACTGTAATTAATGAAATCGAAATTGAATATTTAAAACCAACAAGTAAAACACCTAGGATTGAAGCTACAGCAAAAGGTACCAGATAAAGTAACACACTCTTTGGAAAATCTGGTGAGTAGTAACCCACAACTACTGACAAGAAATAAAATACCTTTATTAAAATTATCTGTAAAAGTACAATAGTACCAGTTATTACAATCAATTTTTTGTATGGAATTTTTTCTGTGGGTCTGAGTTTTTTATAAACAAATGCTGAAGTGACAAAAAAAACGGCTAACATTAAAATAATTCCAATTAAATCTAAAAACCTGTTTTTAACTTCAAATAAAGAATTTAATGCTTTCAGCTTTACATAAGCATTCTTATCTATTATGTCACCTTCTCTAACAACAACTTCACCTTTGGATAACTTTAGATATACAGGAGCTATTTTTTCTCTTGCCTGTTTTTTAAGTTCTTGAGTTTTTTCTGAATTATAAAAAGCATTTGGTTTAACTAAAGAAAAAACAAAATCAATAATCAGTTTTCTTAATTCTGAGTTTGGTACTGACCAGTGCAATTTATCATACGATAAAGCTTTAGCTGTATTCAAATCAATAAATTTCTCCGTATTGGTTTCCAGCCTGCTGGTTTTTAACTCTGTGTTGTATATCAAAATCTGGTTTTTTACATACTGGTAATCCGATGGTCCAGATAAAACATAATATCTGTTAATATCTTTCAATATTGTGTTTGTAAACCTTAGTATTATACTTTTATTTTTTAAAATTTTATTAAAAGTATCCAAATCTAAATTTATATCTAAATCCTGATTGAATTTTTTTAAAGCAAGCATTTTATCTTTTATATTCGCTATATCATTAAATGCGGTGTATATTTTATTATATAAATTATCGTACAACTCAGGATTATAATAAAAAACATTAGGCACCGCAGCTTCCGCTTGCTGAATTTTTGCATGTGTAGCATACGGATCTTCAACTAGCATGGATACATTTGAACGAATTGTTTTTGGTGCTACATCTCCAATTTTTAGAGAACTAATGCCAAGTTTACTTTTTGGAACTATTAAAAAAACAATTAAAATAAAAAATACTAGCGCTAGTAAAAATTCATTAGTAATTAAATGCTGATATTTTTCAAAAAGTGCTTTCGCTTTCTTGATTATCCTTATCTCTTTTTTCATATGCTTCAACTATTTTTGATACTATCGGATTTCTTAATACATCTTCCCTTTTAAAATCAACAAAGCCAATTGATTCTAAATTTAGTTTTCTAAGTAAACTCACTGCATCAGCCAGACCGCTTTTTATATTGTGCGGCAGGTCAATTTGTGTAATATCACCTGTTATTACAACTTTGGAATCAAAACCAGTTCTTGTTAAAAACATCTTCATCTGACTTACAGTTGTATTTTGAGCTTCATCTAAAATGATAAAAGCATTATTAAGCGTTCTGCCTCTCATATAGGCAAGTGGCTCTATTTCAATTTTTCCCTGTTCAATTAACTTTAGGGCAAGTTCAGTTTCGATACAATCATAAATGGCATCATATAATGGTTTCATATAAGGGTTAATTTTTTCGTACAAAGTTCCAGGCAAAAAGCCAAGTTTTTCACCTGCTTCTACTGCTGGTCTTGTTAATATTATCCTTTTAACTTTTTTTTCAAGTAAAGCATTAATGGCAGCAAAAACAGCCAGATATGTTTTTCCTGTACCAGCAGGTCCAATCCCAAATGTAATTGTATTTTTTTCAATGAGCTCCAAGTACTTTGCTTGATTAACATTTTTTGGCAGTATAGATTTTATTTTTGCATGAGCTTTTGGGGGATTAAAAACTACCTTTGCGTTTAAAGTATTGTTATTGTCTAACTCAGAAATTAAACTATCTATAGCATTTTCTCCAATAAGAATACCCTTATCCACCATATCATTGATATTTTTTAAATAATTGTAAGCAAGCTGTATATTTTTATCGCTACCTTTTATCAGAACCTCACCTCCCCTAAAAACAATAAAAACAT
Proteins encoded in this window:
- a CDS encoding HDIG domain-containing metalloprotein: MKKEIRIIKKAKALFEKYQHLITNEFLLALVFFILIVFLIVPKSKLGISSLKIGDVAPKTIRSNVSMLVEDPYATHAKIQQAEAAVPNVFYYNPELYDNLYNKIYTAFNDIANIKDKMLALKKFNQDLDINLDLDTFNKILKNKSIILRFTNTILKDINRYYVLSGPSDYQYVKNQILIYNTELKTSRLETNTEKFIDLNTAKALSYDKLHWSVPNSELRKLIIDFVFSLVKPNAFYNSEKTQELKKQAREKIAPVYLKLSKGEVVVREGDIIDKNAYVKLKALNSLFEVKNRFLDLIGIILMLAVFFVTSAFVYKKLRPTEKIPYKKLIVITGTIVLLQIILIKVFYFLSVVVGYYSPDFPKSVLLYLVPFAVASILGVLLVGFKYSISISLITVILASITVDNSLRFMIFIYSFLDSAVASVYLVGNRNRGGIVKVGFIISFINVALILIFYMLQSNNLFNNVTLISIGLGALNGILTAIIISGILPIFEWLFDIATNVKLVELGNLNHPLLKELAIKAPGTYHHSIVVSSLSEAACQAIGANSLLAKVGSYYHDIGKLKKPTYFIENQFDIENPHDRLMPYVSSLIIKNHVKDGVEIGKKYRLGSQIIDIIEQHHGTMIVKYFYDKAKEMGLNPNEEDFRYPGPKPQSKESGIVMLADKVEAATKNLNEPTVTHLKNYVKNLTNEIFLDGQLDESDLSLRELNLIVDSFVNVLIGIFHHRIKYK
- a CDS encoding PhoH family protein; translated protein: MEKRLVLSDPAYLGNVLYNRKDTLKKVEKKLNVFIVFRGGEVLIKGSDKNIQLAYNYLKNINDMVDKGILIGENAIDSLISELDNNNTLNAKVVFNPPKAHAKIKSILPKNVNQAKYLELIEKNTITFGIGPAGTGKTYLAVFAAINALLEKKVKRIILTRPAVEAGEKLGFLPGTLYEKINPYMKPLYDAIYDCIETELALKLIEQGKIEIEPLAYMRGRTLNNAFIILDEAQNTTVSQMKMFLTRTGFDSKVVITGDITQIDLPHNIKSGLADAVSLLRKLNLESIGFVDFKREDVLRNPIVSKIVEAYEKRDKDNQESESTF